In Brienomyrus brachyistius isolate T26 chromosome 19, BBRACH_0.4, whole genome shotgun sequence, one DNA window encodes the following:
- the vegfab gene encoding vascular endothelial growth factor Ab isoform X1, whose amino-acid sequence MNFVFGLMLLFSTTLLYLSAVKTAPTSKEEGKSVVPFMDVYNKSYCQWREVLVDILQEYPDEIEHIYIPSCVVLKRCGGCCNNEALECVPTEMYNVTLQVKRLKPLRQENNFLLSFTEHKSCKCRPKKEVMEKREKKPRKAKGLKRNREREREPQCEPCSERRKRLFVQDPITCQCSCRYSELDCKSKQLELNERTCRCDKPRR is encoded by the exons ATGAACTTTGTTTTCGGTTTAATGCTGTTATTTTCCACGACGCTTCTATACTTGTCAGCTGTGAAG ACTGCACCCACATCTAAAGAAGAAGGCAAAAGTG TGGTTCCTTTCATGGACGTGTACAATAAAAGCTATTGCCAGTGGAGAGAGGTCCTGGTGGACATTCTGCAGGAGTACCCCGATGAGATCGAACACATCTACATCCCATCCTGCGTGGTTCTCAAGCGTTGCGGAGGCTGTTGCAACAACGAGGCCCTGGAATGTGTCCCCACAGAGATGTATAACGTCACCCTGCAG GTTAAACGACTCAAACCCCTAAGACAAGAGAATAATTTTCTGTTGAGCTTCACAGAACACAAATCGTGTAAATGCAG ACCAAAGAAAGAAGTTATGGAAAAGAGAGAAAA aaaaccCAGGAAGGCCAAAGGCCTAAAGCGAAACAGGGAGCGAGAGCGAGAACC CCAATGTGAGCCTTGCTCAGAGAGAAGAAAGCGCTTGTTTGTGCAGGATCCCATCACCTGTCAATGCTCCTGCAGATACTCTGAGCTAGACTGCAAGTCCAAGCAGCTTGAGTTAAACGAACGAACTTGCAG GTGCGACAAACCCAGGAGATAA
- the vegfab gene encoding vascular endothelial growth factor Ab isoform X3 — MNFVFGLMLLFSTTLLYLSAVKTAPTSKEEGKSVVPFMDVYNKSYCQWREVLVDILQEYPDEIEHIYIPSCVVLKRCGGCCNNEALECVPTEMYNVTLQVKRLKPLRQENNFLLSFTEHKSCKCRPKKEVMEKREKCDKPRR, encoded by the exons ATGAACTTTGTTTTCGGTTTAATGCTGTTATTTTCCACGACGCTTCTATACTTGTCAGCTGTGAAG ACTGCACCCACATCTAAAGAAGAAGGCAAAAGTG TGGTTCCTTTCATGGACGTGTACAATAAAAGCTATTGCCAGTGGAGAGAGGTCCTGGTGGACATTCTGCAGGAGTACCCCGATGAGATCGAACACATCTACATCCCATCCTGCGTGGTTCTCAAGCGTTGCGGAGGCTGTTGCAACAACGAGGCCCTGGAATGTGTCCCCACAGAGATGTATAACGTCACCCTGCAG GTTAAACGACTCAAACCCCTAAGACAAGAGAATAATTTTCTGTTGAGCTTCACAGAACACAAATCGTGTAAATGCAG ACCAAAGAAAGAAGTTATGGAAAAGAGAGAAAA GTGCGACAAACCCAGGAGATAA
- the vegfab gene encoding vascular endothelial growth factor Ab isoform X2: MNFVFGLMLLFSTTLLYLSAVKTAPTSKEEGKSVVPFMDVYNKSYCQWREVLVDILQEYPDEIEHIYIPSCVVLKRCGGCCNNEALECVPTEMYNVTLQVKRLKPLRQENNFLLSFTEHKSCKCRPKKEVMEKRENQCEPCSERRKRLFVQDPITCQCSCRYSELDCKSKQLELNERTCRCDKPRR, translated from the exons ATGAACTTTGTTTTCGGTTTAATGCTGTTATTTTCCACGACGCTTCTATACTTGTCAGCTGTGAAG ACTGCACCCACATCTAAAGAAGAAGGCAAAAGTG TGGTTCCTTTCATGGACGTGTACAATAAAAGCTATTGCCAGTGGAGAGAGGTCCTGGTGGACATTCTGCAGGAGTACCCCGATGAGATCGAACACATCTACATCCCATCCTGCGTGGTTCTCAAGCGTTGCGGAGGCTGTTGCAACAACGAGGCCCTGGAATGTGTCCCCACAGAGATGTATAACGTCACCCTGCAG GTTAAACGACTCAAACCCCTAAGACAAGAGAATAATTTTCTGTTGAGCTTCACAGAACACAAATCGTGTAAATGCAG ACCAAAGAAAGAAGTTATGGAAAAGAGAGAAAA CCAATGTGAGCCTTGCTCAGAGAGAAGAAAGCGCTTGTTTGTGCAGGATCCCATCACCTGTCAATGCTCCTGCAGATACTCTGAGCTAGACTGCAAGTCCAAGCAGCTTGAGTTAAACGAACGAACTTGCAG GTGCGACAAACCCAGGAGATAA